Part of the Denticeps clupeoides chromosome 3, fDenClu1.1, whole genome shotgun sequence genome, TTTTGCTTTTCATGCTGGCAGCTAATCGAGCTGCCGGCATCTTTTTTCTCACCGCAATCACCGTGGACCGCTATTTGAAGATCGTACACCCTATCAACCGGGTCAACCGCATGGGCCTGAGCTATGCCATGTGGGTCTCCTGTGGCCTTTGGATGCTCATCTTGGCAATGACCGTGTACTTACTCACCGAACAGCATTTCTACTACCACAATAACCGCACACAGTGTGAGAGCTTCAACATATGCATGGGCTTCACACCGCTCAACACCTGGCACAATGTCTTCTACGTGGTCCAGTTCTTCTTCCCCACCATGATCGTCGTGTACTGCACCATCCGCATCACGCTGCAGCTGAATAACAAGACCGTGGATACCCAGGGCAAGATCAGGAGAGCGGTCTATTTGGTGATGACTGTGGCCGTCATCTTCATCATGTGCTTTTTCCCAAGCACCATTTCACGCATTGCAGTGTGGATACTGAAGACCATGTATAGCGAATGCTCCTATTTCCAGGAGGCTAATTTGGCCTTCTACACCTCTGTCTGTTTCACATATTTTAACAGTGTGTTAAACCCAGTGGTGTATTACTTTTCAAGCCCTGAATTCAGTGGAATACTCCAGAAGTTCTTCAATAAAATTCGACAGAAGTCTTGGGAAGAAACCCAAAGCAGTGCTACTGTGGTATCTGGGCAAATGTAATGTTTGAAGGGTGTTGCAATTTCAGAACATTTGTTGTAGAACAAATATTATTTGACAATTTAGTATGCTGAGAATTATAATGTGtacataattataattataataacgcaataataatcaaataaaaaccaCAATATCCTTTATGTCCTCATAGAAGGGCCTGTGTttgaatgtttttgtgtttcagtAAGCAGTccccaaaatgtcattttctgtaCTTCTcatttgtatgctttgtttttaTCTTGACTAATACTGTGCATGTACTTTTACAATAATTATGACATAATTAGTCTATAGAAATCTAACTATTAAGTATCAACCTtacaagtatatatatatatatatatatatatacacacacacacacacacacacacacacacacacacacacatatatacatatatatagtgtgtatatatatatgtttgtgtgtgtgtgtgtgtgtgtgtatatatatatatgcacgcTATTATAACAGCAATAGATTTGTGTACCTCTGCTCTTTGGATTTAGTGAttactgaattattaaaatatttgtgaCAGAGCCCGActttgtaattgtttttttcctcaggtCTTTGTTTTTAAAACGTGTGTCATAAGTATAGCCACCATTTAGGACGTCTTCCAGCTTTAGCTTCTTtgtattatttgttattttcattaaaaccatGTGAACTTGTCACTTATAAGGAAGGGGAACACTGGTGTGTTGATAATGGTAAAGAAAACCCTAATTAATGAACCTTTATTCATCGGCGAGCTGGAAGGGGGACGCTGACGTCATCGCAGCCCTGCCTCCTGGCAGCACCGTGTTTTTTACAACCAGCGCTTTCTAGCGGGACCATGGGCAGCGTTCCTGCCTCGCCCTCCGCGGAGACCAGGTGAGACAACGTGGGCGGTTCACCCGAACTCCCCCCGAATCCATCCGCATTTTCACGCCTTATCGGATTCCGAGGCTCGGGCTGCGCGCTGGTCTGAGTAGCTCGTCGGCCGCACTGACGAGCGCCAGCGGATGGGGCGACTCTTTTATTCCGGTCTCTTTACTCCCAGAACCGCTCCAGCGAACGGCATAAGACCGTGGCCGCACCCGGCGTGGCGTCTCGTGTTTACTCTAAGTGTTTAACACCCTGGTTAACCAGGAAGCTGGCACCGAGTCGCTAAACCTGTGGCATTCCATTGTGTTTCAGACGAGAGCTAAGTGGCTAACAGCTAACCTGGGTACCGCTTTACCTCCTCGAGTCCAGCAGCATCACTGCAGCTCGCCCAGAGATGAGATAAAATCTCATCTCACAGGTCATTAATGGATCACTGCCGACTAACATTTATcaagaccgacttacaatcagtagttacagggacagtccctccctggagtaacttaaggttaagtgtcttgctcagggacacaatggtagtaagtgggatttgaacctgggtcttttggtccataggcgagtgtgttacccactaggctactaccaccctccataagatctcacacacacagggaaattaATGGACATAACAGCCCGATGGAAATATACAAATTGCAAAAGAATTTAGCAATCTAACATGAAAGAGGGGTCAATATTTGTTATGATCTGAGAAAGTTCTCAAAGCCTAtactttcacttatttaacaaagtgtaaattgattttttttaaagagcccAAATACctgtatttacagtaaatatCAGACATACATATGTCCAAACACTGGATAAAAAGACCATGCTTAGAAAGTAGAAAGGGTTTTTAGTGATGGATTACATATAATCATGTAGGTTCGGGTGCAGCTAATTGTGTTCATATTGTCATAGTTCTTTCAATATGATCAATTTTAATATCAATTTAAAGGTGCAGCACTGATCCAATGCCTCATCGTTTGCTTCTCTTGTGGCCAGGGATGAGGTGTTGTTATGATGGTGGGGTGCTGTCCCACCCACTATTGCTCAAtggttaaaatgacatttttaagtCTTGAAACAAGACTAgacttaatattttttatttgcttgcttatttattttttccctctatGTGTTTGCATGGGTTTGAGTTTTTTTGTCAGCCTGACTGTTTTATAATTGCCTGTTTTTGCTCGCTCTTTGGTTTTAGAATATTATGTGATGAGATAACAGTTGCAGAAATGCATTTAGTGACATTTGCATGCTATCCTGCTAGTAAATGCCACGCCATGTTGCTTAACACCACTCCATACCTGAAGAGGTGGTAGTGAGTTACTATAGCCTCCAGTTTGTAATGCTGCCTGAAATTACAtccaggtgatgtctccagttGTCAAAATCTTACACATTGCACCTTGAATAAGTTTGTTTAGCCCCTCTGCAAACCTCACGTTACAATAAACTTAGGAAAGGAACAGGGTTTTAATGCTGTCaccacatttatggcatttatcagacgccctcgtccagagtgccttacaaccagtagttacaggtacagtccccccagagacactcagggttaagtgtcttgctcagggacataatggtagtaaatggTAGTAATGGTGGGattctgaaccagaagacccaggttcaaagcaaGACCACTACCACCCAGCCACATCCATGAAATTAGTCACATAAAAATCCAAGTTGTCCAATGGAATGAAACAACTaaagaactgaactgaaaaagTTTTTAAGTGATGATTTAGCATTTCAATTTATCATatagtttaatatttttttcctcagtacCTCAAAGCAGTGTGCACCTTGGTTGAGCATGGGAAAAGCTAACTCATCTTCAGGGCAGTAGAGTCATAGAGCTGGAAAATATGAGCACAGGAAAACCAAGCGGCATCAAACCACCCAGCAAAATAGCCAAACCACCTGGGCTGTCAACCAAGACCGTGCCCTCCTCTGGTAAGGGTAATTCCATATACGTCTGAATCTAATTTAAACTCTtaagtgtatattttatttgtggGCTTATTGACACATGATGATTGGACAATTAAATTAGAATATCTAATTTGAGCAACATATATAACCATATGAGTAAATTTAGCCCTTAATTATGTATACTTTCCCTCTGATAGCTGACTCAAAGCTTCCAACCTCTCCAAGTGCTCCAGCCAATGCTGCGACTCAGGATACAGCAAAAGACTTCTGCATAGGTGACCGGGTGTGGGTAAACGGAAACAAGCCCGGCTATGTGCAGTTTCTCGGAGGGACACAGTTTGCACCAGGCCAGTGGGCCGGCATCGTTTTGGACGAGTCCATCGGGAAGAATGATGGCTCGGTGGCAGGCGTGCGATACTTTCAGTGTGAAGATCTGCGGGGCATCTTCACGCGCCCCTCCAAACTATCACGGGTTCCTACAACGGGGGGTAACGAGGGGGTTCAAAGTGCTGCTGTTAAGTCAGCCAGGCAGTCCTCACCTGCCACTACTACTGCCACCTGCAGTGAGGTTGTTGACACGAAAACATCACTTACTCAGAACGTGGCGCCCAGTGATTCCATGTCCAACCTCTCAGAGACTGATTCAACCAAGAAGGCGAGGCGGGAGTTAAAGCTGGCCGATCGTGTGCTGGTAAGGCCATAACACGGTGTGAATACATAACCATAGCAATCATATGTAGGtgtatattgtacatttttgctttcacattttcacatgctcataaacatattttttttattttgttcctgCTATGCAGCATAATAGAGCCTATAATGTTGTCAAAGTAATATTGTCCCCAAAGGAATGCCAGTTTAagcatttaatttttcattatgGACGTAGCAATAAAGGTTTTTGTACGATGCCAGTAAGTATTCCAAGTAGTTATTTATTCTCGTTTCATATTcatgtcattttgtcattttgattcTCAGATTGGGGGAACCAAAGCAGGTGTGGTGCGATTCCTGGGTGAGACAGACTTTGCAAAAGGAGAGTGGTGTGGGGTAGAGCTTGATGAGCCCCTGGGCAAAAATGATGGAGCAGTGGCTGGAAGCAGGTAAGGGGTAGCATGAAAAGTAATGAATCAACATCTAATTGTAGTGTCTTCTCCATTTTGTTCTAGTTTCTGGATACTAGTGTACCTTTTCTGCAGGTACTTCCAGTGTCAGCACAAGTATGGCCTGTTTGCTCCAGCACACAAAGTGACACGCATTGGCTTCCCATCCACTAATGTGTCCAAGAGTGCAGCACGTAAGTCTGGTCTGAAGCGAAGTCCAAGTGGATCATCAGTCAGTTCCCTAAGCTCTGTGGCCTCCTCAGTTGGCGGCAAACCCAGCAGAGCAGGTCTGGTAAGCGCAAATTTAACAACAGAGGCATAGATTACAATTAGTGACATCTTGCTGACATGTGTTTTCGTTTTTTGCTAGCTGACAGAGACATCGTCTCGCTATGCACGCAAGATCTCTGGGACCACAGCCCTGCAGGAGGCATTgaaggagaagcagcagcacaTTGAGCAGCTGCTGGCTGAGCGGGATCTGGAGAGGTCGGAGGTGGCCAAGGCCTCAAGCCACGCTGGAGAGGTGCAGCAGGAGCTCGCCTTGCTACGAAAGGGTCAAGAGCAGGTCAGCACCTTTACTGCCTTCACTCCACATttagatatttaaataaattcagtaaGAATGCTAAAATGgttgattgagaaaaaaaatccagatttgtgtttctttttctatcAGTATGCTTTTGAAATGGAGTCCAAGCTGGATCAACTTCGCATTTTGGTAGAGACTGCTGACAGGGATAAAGTGGAGCTGATGAACCAGCTGGAAGAGGAGAAAAGGTGAAGTGCTGTTAGGTGGATAGAATGTTGGGAGGCATACATTAGCGGGCTCTTATTAGGTTAGCTGAAGGAAGGGAGGCAAGGAGTACAGCGTGGAGAAATTAGAGCAAGGACAAAATAGAACAAGTTTCTTCTGCACTAAAAGCTCTTTTCTCTGCCTTACAGGAAAGTGGAGGATCTTCAGTTTCGAGTAGAAGAGGCCTATATTACCAAAGGTGACCTTGAGGTAAACTTATTCTTTCTACACTACAATTAGACATTGATGTTTGTTTCCTCTGCAATTTGCTAAATTGAGCATGCCACCTCATCCAGAATTTAAATGGAATTTCAATTAGTTTTCCTCTGCTGTTTAAAGAAGACATGTTAATTTAGTACCATCCATAATGCATCATTCCAAGATTTCTTGTGCCCTTCAGTGCATATCCACCCTTCATGTAGtttaaaatgcaagcaaatgcATATTCCTCACTGACAAAAACATCCATCTCTGAGATTTTGTACATAATGGATCGTTGTTCCAGTCACTATTGTATTCATACCCAGTAAAaaccaaatgaatgaatataaGCCAATGTTCATTTTCTTATTGCTCTTCATTCAGCTGACAGCCTGACTGTATTGCTCTTCTCAACGTGACTCCTTGCCATTGGCTTGAGGCAGTAGCTGAGGACAGCTTTTTCACTACTTCTACTACTGTAGTTATAATGCCAACCTGCCACTGCATTTTACTCTGTAACCCATGCTTTTTGAGGAAATTATCCAACAGGAGAACTGAAGCATTATCTTGTGTGCATTCATCTGTTCActcattcattctttctttcttcctaaTGCCTTGCCTATCGTGGGTTGCACATGCTTTCTTCCTTCATTAATTCGTCACATCATTCTTTTGTTTGTCACTTTTTGCATTTTCGCTTCTTGCCCAGATATTTCACACTTGCATGCACTGAGCCATGCCAGGCCATTCTCCACTTTAACCCTTTCATGCGGCCCTTGTGCCACTGCAGTGCCACTGCAGTTTCTGCCTTTCAAAATGGAAGAGGAGGATGTTGACGTCTGCATGCGGCTCTTTTCTCTTGGCATTGAGCTTGCATGTGACAGAGGCACTGGTGTCTTCTCTTCCCTTTTCCCCCTCCTTTTCTCTACTAACAGACGCAGACCAAACTGGAACATGTCCATATAAAGGAGCTTGAGCAGAGTCTACTCTTTGAAAAGACCAAAGCTGACAAACTCCAGAGAGAGTTAGAAGACACTAGGGTAAATGGATCTTACTCTCTTAAACAAGAATTGAGGCAGGGGAGGTAGGTCTGTGGCCCTTTCCACCAGGGCCCTGGTTGGGTGGGAGACATGGATTTAACCCCTAAAGGGTTGATTAATTGCCGACTCTTGGATTCTTTGTTATCTGGAAATGGCTGCGGATTCATGCAAGGCTGTCATAGAGCAACAGAACAATCATTTTTATCAGCATTATTGGTAGTATACTGATAAATCCAGGTAGGGCAGTctcttttctgtatttattatgtTCTCGGTCACTTGTGTTCATTTTTGAAAACCCATGTATTTACAaatacagcatttggcagatgttctTATTCAGAGTTTACATTAGTGCTTtatatcagtatatatatatcaatatcaATCACTGAAATCCCTCAGTTGGTTCACTATTTATTATATAGGTAAATGAGATGCCTGGTAAATGAGCTGCCCTTTGGTTTTATATGCACttaaaacattcaaataataCTGTGCTCCCACATGCATTGCTATTCGTTAAAATGCATAGAAGGCTATGAAAACACAATCCAGGTTCGATGATGGACACTATTGTTGTTACACGTCATCCCAAGCTTCACTGATGTGTCGCTGGTATGTTGTGTTACATAGCTGGCCACTGTTACGGAGCGATCTCGGATCAtggagctggagagggaggTTGCTGACCTGCAGATCAGACTGGTGACCGCTCTGAAGTCAGATGGGGTCCGCTCTTCTTCCCCTCCACTTCAGGATAAAAGGGTGAGTGTCTCATAATCACATAAAGCGGGAATAAAAAGTGTATTTGTAGCTTTTTTACAATTCATTGCCCATACAGGATCTATATTGCCAATGGAACACATTGTTTTTACAAAGCAATACCTAATCatgctcacatttacatttacatctacggcatttggcagacgcccttatccagagcgacttacaacgtgcttaagttaccatcgatgaagagatcaattccggttcactaggaccccaactatgaatacatctattttattcactctgttgtagattctgtacacaatattctttaaagaggaaggtcttgagctgtcgtttgaaggtgctcagtgctCAGAACCATGTTTTGTTCCATTGTGCTTACTGTAGTTTTCTTAATTCATATggatgttttttctgttttagatGAGGGAGTTGCTGTCTGAACTGGAGGGAAAGCAGAAGGAAGTGGTGACATTACAACTGAAACTCAACTCATGTGAAAAGGAGAGGAATGGTCTTGAGGTGCAGCTGGAGAGCATGGTATAAAGTGgagcacacacagcagcactggCTTGATTACTTAAGCCAAAAGACAGAATCACTTGTGTTTTAGCAGTGTGGTTAGTGTACTACATGGttcctacagtcattaaaaaactGGATATTTGAAATTTAGAAtgttttggaatacgaaataaacatataaactaaataaatatctaaaaacatataaacgaataaacataaaattatggAAAAGTCAGTGAAATCTAATGATTGACATATGAATGTATAACGAAGTACATTGTTCCTGTAGGACTGCACAAGAAACTTTTTCTATGTTTacaactacaatgtttaaaactagctCAGGTCTACAGTATCTTTGCTTGTTTTACATAGTGAATCATGTACAGTTGTGCTGCGTCTGTTGCTTCCATtttccagcacctccacagccacatttaaaagtcatgtaaattacagctgataaTCTATGCCGGAACCCATTTTACTTGGCCTGGGGCTTGCGCGAAcatggaggaagaaacacaGTCCTTAAATTAAGCTTTTAAGGGTTGTCATatgtttagtttaacaatattttgtggGTTTGCTTATAGAATTTATAGAATGTATAGTCGTGAAAATTTGCCTtaacataaaagtaaaagtaaaatcgttttaaattattttctaaaaatgtgtaagaaccctggtaCTATAAAAGCCATTCACAACTCATCACATTagtaattcaaattaaaatatcaATTTATGAAAGTTACATGCTGGACATATCATTTGACCTGAGTCAGGATGAGATATTACTTTATATTTAgaggagcaagagagagagataaatgtCCAATGGCGTAGATCGCTGACTGATTATATTGTTTACTGTTCCATTCACTGTCTGCCTGTTTATAACAAGGTGGTCATTTTGTTGGAGTAGCTATGCTGGTCATGTGGGACAGAGGTTGATTTTTACAGTAACTCTCTATCACCTCTTGAGGTGCACCATGGTATTGCAGGATGCTGTTGCTTGTTATTTGGCATGCCGTTTCCTATAAGCATACACAATACTTCCATCAGAACTgttatttatgattattttgatttggtttagcttttttttctaattttcacCCTGAAAATGTTGGAACTTTTTTGTCTTGTGATTGCATcagtctttattttttattttagaagcAGAAACTACTGATGTCTTCTGAAGAAAGTCAGAAGGCAGCAGAAATCTTTCAgggtaaataaagtaaataatgaGTGGATAAGCATATGTTTTGCTGTGTGAATTCAGTGTACAT contains:
- the clip1b gene encoding CAP-Gly domain-containing linker protein 1 isoform X1, whose product is MSTGKPSGIKPPSKIAKPPGLSTKTVPSSADSKLPTSPSAPANAATQDTAKDFCIGDRVWVNGNKPGYVQFLGGTQFAPGQWAGIVLDESIGKNDGSVAGVRYFQCEDLRGIFTRPSKLSRVPTTGGNEGVQSAAVKSARQSSPATTTATCSEVVDTKTSLTQNVAPSDSMSNLSETDSTKKARRELKLADRVLIGGTKAGVVRFLGETDFAKGEWCGVELDEPLGKNDGAVAGSRYFQCQHKYGLFAPAHKVTRIGFPSTNVSKSAARKSGLKRSPSGSSVSSLSSVASSVGGKPSRAGLLTETSSRYARKISGTTALQEALKEKQQHIEQLLAERDLERSEVAKASSHAGEVQQELALLRKGQEQYAFEMESKLDQLRILVETADRDKVELMNQLEEEKRKVEDLQFRVEEAYITKGDLETQTKLEHVHIKELEQSLLFEKTKADKLQRELEDTRLATVTERSRIMELEREVADLQIRLVTALKSDGVRSSSPPLQDKRMRELLSELEGKQKEVVTLQLKLNSCEKERNGLEVQLESMKQKLLMSSEESQKAAEIFQEMEKSVKADKEKIDQIYTEKANLEKQMESQKQQQKALFEEQERQMKELREKMDEAEEKISRDRKRTRLLEEKVEELKAYKEQAQEADKVSKDLEQMHQEKQDIQLQLEALKQKNLRFQEERSRSGEHPSSESQRTESPGTEMDRSNVSMSEKDKELESLRNEIAVLRGENAMAKTLQSAVESLEKDKAQLQSRVQGLEQRLGGQETADGDKISSGDAALEQLREEKEFAEGQINFLNSVIVDLQRKNEELKAKLQKMVVTEFNGNEENETKRRSKKKMPPRVFCDICDCFDLHDTEDCPTQTQLPDSPPHTTYHGSRGDERPYCNICETFGHWTNSCNDDQTF
- the clip1b gene encoding CAP-Gly domain-containing linker protein 1 isoform X2, giving the protein MSTGKPSGIKPPSKIAKPPGLSTKTVPSSADSKLPTSPSAPANAATQDTAKDFCIGDRVWVNGNKPGYVQFLGGTQFAPGQWAGIVLDESIGKNDGSVAGVRYFQCEDLRGIFTRPSKLSRVPTTGGNEGVQSAAVKSARQSSPATTTATCSEVVDTKTSLTQNVAPSDSMSNLSETDSTKKARRELKLADRVLIGGTKAGVVRFLGETDFAKGEWCGVELDEPLGKNDGAVAGSRYFQCQHKYGLFAPAHKVTRIGFPSTNVSKSAARKSGLKRSPSGSSVSSLSSVASSVGGKPSRAGLLTETSSRYARKISGTTALQEALKEKQQHIEQLLAERDLERSEVAKASSHAGEVQQELALLRKGQEQYAFEMESKLDQLRILVETADRDKVELMNQLEEEKRKVEDLQFRVEEAYITKGDLELATVTERSRIMELEREVADLQIRLVTALKSDGVRSSSPPLQDKRMRELLSELEGKQKEVVTLQLKLNSCEKERNGLEVQLESMKQKLLMSSEESQKAAEIFQEMEKSVKADKEKIDQIYTEKANLEKQMESQKQQQKALFEEQERQMKELREKMDEAEEKISRDRKRTRLLEEKVEELKAYKEQAQEADKVSKDLEQMHQEKQDIQLQLEALKQKNLRFQEERSRSGEHPSSESQRTESPGTEMDRSNVSMSEKDKELESLRNEIAVLRGENAMAKTLQSAVESLEKDKAQLQSRVQGLEQRLGGQETADGDKISSGDAALEQLREEKEFAEGQINFLNSVIVDLQRKNEELKAKLQKMVVTEFNGNEENETKRRSKKKMPPRVFCDICDCFDLHDTEDCPTQTQLPDSPPHTTYHGSRGDERPYCNICETFGHWTNSCNDDQTF
- the LOC114786930 gene encoding hydroxycarboxylic acid receptor 3-like yields the protein MDNSTTVCCSFSAPMLDVALPPVLFTEFIVGLMGNFLALWMFIFQKQNWKPNSLYLTHLAVADSVVLFCLPFRADYYRRGKDWIYGDVPCRILLFMLAANRAAGIFFLTAITVDRYLKIVHPINRVNRMGLSYAMWVSCGLWMLILAMTVYLLTEQHFYYHNNRTQCESFNICMGFTPLNTWHNVFYVVQFFFPTMIVVYCTIRITLQLNNKTVDTQGKIRRAVYLVMTVAVIFIMCFFPSTISRIAVWILKTMYSECSYFQEANLAFYTSVCFTYFNSVLNPVVYYFSSPEFSGILQKFFNKIRQKSWEETQSSATVVSGQM